One window of the Triticum dicoccoides isolate Atlit2015 ecotype Zavitan chromosome 3B, WEW_v2.0, whole genome shotgun sequence genome contains the following:
- the LOC119277418 gene encoding probable serine/threonine-protein kinase PBL1 encodes MMGCFTGLRSKKKKSPLVASKKHGDARDTSLRLPEPEAHVPSLQSAPPSFRNRAKICQSANKVSYSRARVLSAPSSLILVDQDGLPYAEFDDQDDSRCKGGAIKAHRFSNPLPLPLPSPEGSSLRNFGSFKAINASGPLEVSGPLPLPPKRSDGLKNFSYDEISTACQWFSSDQCVSETQTLTSYKASFRDDFVEPKKMEAIVARLLPSNQSFKEFKAQVNTLASLQHPNLCKLIGYHARDESNERMLVYERLHHGSLDRLLFGRPEGRLMDWSTRLKVALGAAKGLAFLHDEGPFQAMYDDFSTSNIQIEKDFTAKLSGYGCVGFNSEEERSKASVTATNLSEETLEKGALTPKSNVWSFGVVLLELITGRKNLDVRSTKEERNIVKWGRPFLTDDSRLSLIMDPRIKGRFPPKAARTVADIILKCLHRDPSERPTMRAVVESLASVQDIKVPCRYPLQVPSAAPRKVMLKSTSLNGIVPQHPVMTFSPSPPSRNQHLVSPRSSTSALLPPRNCSSIITLDYPRVSSVKKLPSGITRRPGVEGF; translated from the exons ATGATGGGCTGCTTCACCGGCCTGaggtccaagaagaagaagagcccTCTTGTTGCAAGCAAGAAGCACGGCGATGCAAGGGACACATCCCTGAGGCTCCCGGAGCCTGAAGCTCATGTGCCATCTTTGCAATCAGCGCCTCCAAGTTTCAGGAACAGGGCAAAGATCTGCCAATCGGCCAATAAAGTCTCTTACAGCAGGGCACGTGTGCTGTCTGCTCCCTCGAGCCTGATTCTGGTTGATCAGGATGGCCTTCCGTATGCCGAATTTGATGATCAGGATGATTCTAGGTGCAAGGGAGGAGCTATTAAGGCACATCGATTTTCAAATCCACTGCCCCTTCCTCTTCCCTCACCAGAAGGCAGTTCTTTGAGGAACTTTGGTAGCTTCAAGGCTATCAATGCAAGTGGACCACTTGAGGTTTCAGGTCCTCTCCCACTGCCTCCAAAGAGGTCTGATGGGCTTAAGAACTTCTCGTATGATGAGATTTCTACTGCTTGCCAGTGGTTTTCTAGTGATCAGTGTGTGTCCGAAACTCAGACTTTGACATCATACAAGGCATCGTTCAGGGATGATTTTGTTGAACCAAAGAAGATGGAAGCAATAGTTGCCCGATTACTCCCATCCAACCAG AGTTTCAAAGAATTTAAGGCGCAAGTAAATACGTTGGCATCACTTCAACATCCCAATTTATGTAAACTCATCGGCTATCATGCAAGAGATGAATCTAATGAAAGGATGTTGGTCTATGAGCGGCTCCATCATGGCAGTTTAGACAGGTTACTCTTTGGAAGACCGGAAGGTCGTTTGATGGACTGGTCTACACGTTTGAAGGTTGCCCTTGGTGCTGCTAAAGGTCTAGCTTTCCTACACGATGAAGGACCCTTTCAG GCGATGTATGATGACTTCTCAACCTCAAACATCCAAATAGAGAAAGATTTCACTGCAAAGCTGTCGGGATATGGTTGTGTTGGCTTCAATTCTGAGGAGGAAAGATCTAAGGCATCTGTG ACTGCTACAAACCTCTCAGAGGAAACCTTGGAGAAAGGGGCACTGACTCCCAAGAGCAACGTATGGAGCTTTGGAGTCGTCTTGCTCGAGCTAATAACAGGAAGGAAGAACCTTGATGTACGTTCCACCAAAGAAGAACGTAATATTGTCAAGTGGGGTAGGCCTTTCCTCACGGATGATAGTCGTCTATCCCTCATCATGGATCCCCGTATAAAAGGACGCTTTCCTCCCAAGGCTGCTAGGACGGTGGCAGACATCATTCTGAAGTGCCTTCATAGGGATCCATCCGAAAGGCCTACGATGAGGGCCGTCGTGGAGTCTCTAGCAAGCGTCCAGGACATAAAGGTCCCCTGCCGGTATCCTCTTCAAGTACCGTCCGCCGCACCGAGGAAAGTGATGCTAAAATCTACGAGTCTCAATGGCATTGTTCCTCAACATCCTGTGATGACCTTCTCGCCGTCGCCTCCTTCGCGCAACCAACACCTGGTGTCACCGAGATCATCGACGTCCGCATTACTTCCCCCAAGGAACTGCTCTTCCATCATCACCCTGGACTACCCCAGGGTAAGCTCGGTCAAGAAATTGCCTTCTGGTATCACGCGGAGACCTGGTGTCGAGGGTTTTTGA